One genomic window of Cannabis sativa cultivar Pink pepper isolate KNU-18-1 chromosome 2, ASM2916894v1, whole genome shotgun sequence includes the following:
- the LOC115719168 gene encoding cell division cycle 5-like protein, with translation MRIMIKGGVWKNTEDEILKAAVMKYGKNQWARISSLLVRKSAKQCKARWYEWLDPSIKKTEWTREEDEKLLHLAKLMPTQWRTIAPIVGRTPSQCLERYEKLLDAACVKDDNYEPGDDPRKLRPGEIDPNPESKPARPDPVDMDEDEKEMLSEARARLANTRGKKAKRKAREKQLEEARRLASLQKRRELKAAGIDTRQRKRKRKGIDYNAEIPFEKKPPPGFYDVTDEDRTVEQPSFPTTIEELEGKRRIDVEAQLRKQDIAKNKIAERQDAPSAILQANKLNDPEAVRKRSKLMLPAPQISDHELEEIAKIGYASDLLAGGEDLTDGNGATRALLANYGQTPRQGVTPLRTPQRTPAGKGDAIMMEAENLARLRESQTPLLGGENPELHPSDFSGVTPKKKEIQTPNPMLTPSATPGAAGLTPRIGMTPTRDGYSFGMTPKGTPIRDELRINEEMEIHDSRKVELRRQADMRRNLISGFSNLSQPKNEYQVVVQPGPDENEEPEQNIEEDMSDRLAREKAAEEARLQALLRKRSKVLQRELPRPPAASLELIKNSLMRADGDKSSFVPPTVIEQADEMIRKELLTLLEHDNAKYPLNEKVNKEKKKGAKRSANGSVAPIPEIEDFEEYELKEADNFIKEEAGYLRLAMGHEGESLDEFVDAHNTCLNDLMYFPTRNAYGLSSVAGNMEKLAALQNEYENVRKNVEDDIKKATNLEKKTKILTDGYELRAKKSLWPQIEETFKQMDTAAKELECFQALQKQEQLAASHRINNIWEEVKKQKELERTLQKRYGDLLGELERTRHQMDEYRVQAQKQEEIAANNCDTELAESAANQSVAQSTEDSVLTVAPDELVSAMSIDPSRDENAGQQTKSIEEHAQSPTAHDKITPAEGNGYDGPNIQLSSTNGTGDGMSEVVAEEKEVAQNSVDEVTNDDMTTNEIAMNVKNQQNATIHESSIQENAGNDGFIGDAKEVSGNGEEK, from the exons ATGAGGATTATGATCAAGGGTGGTGTTTGGAAGAACACCGAGGATGAGATCCTTAAAGCCGCGGTTATGAAATATGGCAAGAACCAGTGGGCTCGAATCTCTTCGCTTTTAGTTCGTAAATCCGCCAAGCAGTGTAAAGCTCGCTGGTACGAGTGGCTTGATCCTTCCATCAAAAAG ACTGAGTGGACGAGGGAAGAGGATGAGAAACTGCTTCATCTTGCGAAGCTCATGCCCACGCAGTGGAGAACTATTGCTCCAATTGTTGGCCGTACTCCATCCCAGTGCCTTGAGCGGTATGAGAAGCTTCTTGATGCTGCCTGTGTTAAGGATGACAACTATGAACCTGGTGATGACCCACGGAAGTTACGTCCCGGAGAGATTGATCCGAACCCTGAATCAAAGCCTGCACGGCCAGATCCTGTTGATATGGATGAGGATGAgaaggaaatgctttcagaggCACGAGCTCGGTTAGCAAACACAAGGGGTAAGAAGGCAAAAAGGAAAGCCAGGGAGAAGCAGCTTGAAGAGGCAAGAAGGCTTGCTTCTTTACAGAAAAGGAGAGAACTGAAGGCTGCTGGGATTGACACTAGGCAGCGGAAGAGGAAAAGGAAGGGAATAGACTACAATGCGGAAATTCCCTTTGAAAAGAAGCCTCCTCCAGGTTTCTATGATGTTACTGATGAAGACAGAACTGTTGAACAACCCAGTTTCCCAACCACTATAGAGGAACTTGAAGGAAAAAGAAGAATTGATGTGGAAGCACAGTTGAGAAAGCAAGACATTGCGAAGAATAAAATTGCAGAAAGGCAGGATGCCCCGTCAGCTATATTGCAAGCGAACAAATTGAATGATCCTGAAGCAGTTAGGAAGAGGTCAAAGTTGATGCTTCCTGCTCCCCAGATTTCAGATCATGAACTAGAAGAGATTGCAAAGATTGGTTATGCTAGTGATCTTCTTGCTGGTGGCGAGGATCTCACTGATGGAAATGGTGCAACACGTGCACTTCTTGCAAATTATGGTCAGACACCCCGACAGGGAGTTACTCCTTTACGGACTCCACAAAGAACACCTGCTGGTAAGGGTGATGCTATCATGATGGAGGCAGAAAACTTGGCAAGGTTGAGGGAGTCTCAAACACCATTGTTAGGTGGAGAAAATCCCGAGTTGCACCCTTCAGATTTTTCAGGGGTCACGCCTAAGAAGAAGGAGATCCAAACGCCAAACCCAATGCTAACACCATCTGCAACGCCTGGAGCGGCAGGCCTTACTCCTAGAATTGGTATGACGCCAACCAGAGACGGCTATTCTTTTGGTATGACACCAAAGGGTACTCCGATTAGAGATGAGCTCCGCATTAATGAAGAAATGGAGATCCATGATAGTAGAAAAGTTGAGCTGCGAAGACAGGCTGATATGAGAAGGAACTTAATTTCAGGCTTTAGCAATCTATCACAACCTAAGAATGAGTATCAGGTAGTTGTGCAGCCTGGTCCAGATGAAAATGAAGAACCAGAacaaaatattgaagaagataTGTCTGACAGGTTGGCTAgagaaaaggctgctgaagaaGCAAGACTGCAAGCATTACTTAGGAAAAGATCCAAAGTGCTTCAAAGGGAGCTTCCTAGACCTCCTGCTGCTTCACtggaattaattaaaaattcctTGATGAGAGCTGATGGGGACAAGAGTTCTTTTGTGCCTCCTACAGTAATAGAACAGGCTGATGAGATGATAAGAAAAGAGCTTCTGACATTGCTGGAGCATGATAATGCTAAGTATCCACTGAATGAAAAGGTGaacaaagagaagaagaaaggtGCTAAGCGTTCTGCAAATGGTTCCGTTGCTCCCATCCCCGAGATAGAAGATTTTGAAGAATATGAGCTGAAAGAG GCTGATAATTTCATCAAGGAAGAGGCCGGATATCTTCGTCTAGCAATGGGGCATGAAGGTGAATCACTTGATGAGTTTGTGGATGCACACAATACATGTTTAAATGATCTCATGTACTTTCCTACCCGTAATGCTTATGGCCTATCGAGTGTTGCTGGAAACATGGAGAAACTTGCTGCCTTGCAGAATGAGTATGAGAACGTCAGAAAGAATGTGGAAGATGATATTAAGAAGGCCACAAACCTTGAAAAGAAGACGAAAATCCTCACAGATGGTTATGAG TTGCGGGCTAAAAAGAGTCTTTGGCCACAAATTGAGGAGACTTTCAAACAGATGGATACTGCTGCGAAAGAACTCGAGTGCTTCCAAGCGTTACAAAAGCAAGAGCAATTAGCAGCCTCACATCGGATTAATAATATATGGGAGGAGGTTAAGAAGCAAAAGGAGCTTGAGCGAACTTTACAAAAGCGGTATGGAGATCTGTTAGGGGAGCTAGAAAGGACACGGCACCAAATGGATGAATACAGAGTGCAAGCACAAAAGCAAGAAGAGATAGCAGCAAATAATTGTGATACCGAGTTGGCTGAATCTGCAGCAAATCAGTCTGTTGCACAGAGCACAGAGGATTCTGTGTTAACAGTTGCCCCAGATGAGCTTGTTAGTGCTATGTCCATCGACCCATCTCGTGACGAAAATGCTGGTCAGCAAACCAAATCTATTGAAGAACATGCTCAATCTCCTACAGCTCATGATAAAATAACTCCTGCAGAAGGCAATGGTTACGACGGTCCGAACATTCAACTCTCCAGTACGAATGGCACAGGAGATGGTATGAGCGAGGTGGTTGCTGAGGAAAAGGAAGTGGCTCAAAACTCTGTTGATGAAGTGACTAATGATGACATGACCACTAATGAGATAGCCATGAATGTCAAAAATCAGCAAAATGCAACAATACATGAAAGCAGCATTCAAGAAAATGCTGGTAACGACGGTTTTATTGGAGATGCTAAGGAGGTCTCAGGGAACGGCGAGGAGAAGTGA
- the LOC115719180 gene encoding low-specificity L-threonine aldolase 1, with the protein MVTRRVDLRSDTVTKPTETMRAAMAAAEVDDDVLGNDPTAFRLESEMAKIMEKEAALFVPSGTMGNLISVLVHCDIRGSEVILGHNSHIHIYENGGISTIGGVHPRTVKNNADGTMDIDSIEASIRDPKGELVYPTTRLICLENTHGNTGGRVLSVEYTDRVGEVAKKYGLKLHIDGARIFNAAVALGVPVSRLVQAADSVSVCLSKGLGAPVGTIIVGSQSFINKARRLRKTLGGGMRQVGVLCAAALVAIQENVAKLESDHKKAKFLADGLNKVEGLEVDVDSVETNMIFIDILEHSKLNAEKLRKKLEEHGIFVMQESSSRIRIVMHHQISFKDAQFTLSCFQQALGEVHEENGN; encoded by the exons ATGGTGACAAGAAGAGTGGACCTCCGGTCTGACACAGTGACCAAACCAACCGAAACAATGAGAGCTGCCATGGCTGCGGCTGAAGTGGACGACGACGTTTTGGGAAATGACCCAACTGCGTTTCGATTAGAATCAGAAATGGCAAAGATAATGGAGAAAGAAGCTGCACTTTTTGTCCCATCAGGGACTATGGGAAACCTCATTAGTGTTCTTGTTCATTGTGACATAAGGGGAAGTGAAGTCATTCTTGGACACAATTCCCATATTCATATTTATGAGAATGGTGGCATTTCAACCATTGGAGGTGTTCATCCAAGAACAGTCAAGAACAATGCTGATGGAACTATGGATATTGATTCAATCGAGGCCTCCATTAGAGACCCCAAAGGAGAGCTTGTCTACCCAACTACAAGACTTATCTGCTTGGAAAATACACATGGAAA CACTGGTGGTAGAGTGCTCTCTGTAGAATATACAGACAGAGTGGGGGAGGTAGCTAAGAAGTATGGTTTGAAGCTTCATATCGATGGAGCCCGAATTTTCAATGCAGCAGTT GCACTTGGTGTTCCTGTTAGCAGGCTTGTGCAAGCAGCTGATTCTGTTTCG GTATGTCTATCAAAAGGTCTAGGGGCTCCAGTTGGGACAATCATTGTTGGTTCCCAGAGCTTTATCAACAAG GCTAGAAGGTTGAGAAAAACTCTAGGTGGAGGAATGAGACAGGTTGGCGTTCTTTGTGCCGCTGCTTTGGTTGCTATCCAAGAGAATGTTGCGAAACTCGAGTCTGATCACAAGAAAGCCAAGTTTTTGGCAG ATGGGTTAAATAAGGTGGAAGGACTAGAGGTGGATGTTGACTCAGTCGAAACTAACATG ATATTCATCGACATACTCGAACACTCCAAGTTGAATGCAGAAAAGCTTCGGAAGAAGCTAGAAGAGCATGGCATATTTGTGATGCAAGAAAGCTCATCGAG AATAAGAATTGTTATGCACCACCAAATTTCATTCAAGGATGCCCAATTCACCTTGTCATGCTTTCAG CAAGCTCTGGGTGAAGTACATGAAGAAAATGGCAACTAG